The Neovison vison isolate M4711 chromosome 13, ASM_NN_V1, whole genome shotgun sequence genome includes a region encoding these proteins:
- the MAP1A gene encoding microtubule-associated protein 1A isoform X2, whose product MDGVAEFSEYVSETVDVPSPFDLLEPPTSGGFLKLSKPCCYIFPGGRGDSALFAVNGFNILVDGGSDRKSCFWKLVRHLDRIDSVLLTHIGADNLPGINGLLQRKVAELEEEQSQGSSSYSDWVKNLISPELGVVFFNVPDKLRLPDASRKAKRSIEEACLTLQHLNRLGIQAEPLYRVVSNTIEPLTLFHKMGVGRLDMYVLNPVKDSKEMQFLMQKWAGNSKAKTGIVLANGKEAEISVPYLTSITALVVWLPANPTEKIVRVLFPGNAPQNKILEGLEKLRHLDFLRYPVATQKDLASGAVPANLKPSKIKQRADSKESLKATAKPAVSKLAKREEVAEEGAKEARSELAKELAKTEKKIKESSEKPPEKPTKPERVKTESSEALKAEKRKLIKDKVGKKHLKEKISKLEEKKDKEKKEIKKERKELKKDEGRKEEKKDAKKEEKRKDTKLEVKKISKPDLKPFTPEVRKTLYKAKAPGRVKMDKSRAARAEKELSSEPRTPPAQKGAVPPPVVSGHRELALSSPEDLTQDFEELKREERGLLAEQRDTRLGEKPFPPDTAEEGPPSTNGQGIPPSVPQLEHEEPMMKEKEVVSDVPEEQGSKDKGPDSGAETEEEKETWEEKKQKETERLPDKSEAREESEPEVKEDVIEKAELEEMEELHPSDEEEEEETKAEGFYQKHMQEALKVTPRGREALGGRDVGLQGKAPEKETSSFLSSLATPAGATEHVSYIQDETIPGYSETEQTISDEEIHDEPEERPAPPRFPISTYDLPGAEGPGPFEVSQPTDSAVPTASSKGYGAPETELTYPPNMVAAPLAEEEHVSSATSITECDKLSSFATSVAEDQSVASLTAPQTEETGKSSLLLDTVTSIPSSRTEATQGLDYVPSAGTISPTSSLEEDKGFKSPPCEDFSVTGESEKKGEIAGRGLPGEKAVEEEEEETTNAEKSEKISSQFGAPMFGAPGHTLHPGEPILGEVEERCLSPDDSTVKMASPPPSGPPSATHTPFHQSPVEEKSEPQDFQEAGSWGGTRHIPGVGKEDAIEQVVKPGPEEVTLEEEGKLPSPRNPPAQEAPVSIVGGHTGCTIQLLPEQDKAIVFETVEAREPPGLIMGTEALPRDLTTSLQEPGETQKDEVLQFPDQSLSPEDAESVSILSVVSPDTAHQQAISRSPFGLTEQQLHKDLWPEVSPEETQSLSLSEESPSKETSLDISSKQLSPENLGTLQFGELSLGKEEKGPLMQAEDTSHNLVPASIPEPHAAPLSPLPDGTTAYPALADTTDESPDRKLPASPFFHSTLLGDGKHSPGVFSSPSEHILTPDSSLTKSPESLPSPAMEGIAMEWEGKVSELKDRTPEQRDEGPEPKYEVLQQDKTLEQRDIVEQKDTAIGQKDKALEEKNKAVEQQDKCLEQKGRDLEQKVTVLGLQDKALETKDKDIEQKDKILEQEDKILEEKDETLEQKVKDTEHKDKAPEDKVPEQKGKALGQTDKAPEQKDKAHGQKDKALEQKDIDLEQKDKTLQQEDEAWEKKDEALEQKYWALGQKAEALEQNNKAAEEKDKALEDKDKTQEQESPVQEDKTMKQKEKILEEKSSEKVEAIQQKEEDLLENTRALGLEESPVQEDKARDQGEKYGKERDVVQEWQETSLSRVEPVGEQKEAARTWEDTSPEQEGRYWRGREDVGLEQDTYWRELSCERKVWFPHELDGQGARSRYTEERESTFLDEGPDDEQEVRPLEHAPQSPWASDFKGFQDPSPQKGLEVERWLAESPVGLPPEEEDKLTRSPFEIISPPASPPEMVGQRVPPAPGQESPIPEPEPMPPVRNEPTTPSWLADIPPWVPKDRPLPPAPLSPAPAPPTPAPEPHTPAPFWGTAEYDSVVTAVQEAAAELEGGPYSPLGKDYRKAEGEREEEGGTGAPGSSPQKSKVPEASESHATKEPEQMEPEEREPTPYPDERSFQYADIYEQMMLTGLGPACPTREPPLGAAGDWLPHISAKEEAAGRNPSAEKELSSPVSPKSLQSDTPTFSYAALAGPTLPPRQEPEPGPSVEPSLTPPAVPRRVPIPLSKGPSPALNGNILSCSPDRRTPSPKESGQGHWEDSTSDSELEKGAREQPEKEAQSPSPPHPVSAGPPTLWSKSEVHSSPPSDSHLGPARPSLDFPASAFGFSSLQPAPPQLPSPAEPRSAPCGSLAFSGDRALALAPGPPTRARHDEYLEVTKAPSLDSSLPQLPSPSSPEARLLSSLPRPASPALSEGSSSEATTPVISSVAERFPPGLEAAERGSGELVPGMEPAAHSIWDLPSLSPAPPPSLDLAPAPAPSLPGDTDDSTLPCHLECTGTPTKKSSPSKSPSGDCATNGPTDTSPNPPGPALAKAEKAAAETCPAWERGDWPEGAERSSRPETLLSPEQPLCPGGASGGQPRSVSPEVEAGPQGCAAEPRPHRGELSPSFLNPPLPQSTDEGDLSSEEARLVGRGGRRRAGGPGATGGSCPVADETPPTSASDSGSSQSDSDVPPETEECPSITAEAALDSDEDGDFLPVDKAGGVSGTHHPRPGHDPPPIPQPDPRPSPPRPDVCMADPEGLSSESGRVEKLREKEKAQGRVGRRAPGRAKPASPARRLDLRGKRSPTPGKGPADRASRVPPRPRSTPSQVTPAEEKDGHSPMSKGLVNGLKTGSSALGSKGGSGPPVYVDLAYIPNHCSGKTADLDFFRRVRASYYVVSGNDPVNGEPSRAVLDALLEGKAQWGENLQVTLIPTHDTEVTREWYQQTHEQQQQLNVLVLASSSTVVMQDESFPACKIEF is encoded by the exons ATGGATGGTGTGGCCGAGTTCTCCGAGTATGTCTCTGAGACTGTGGATGTGCCATCTCCCTTTGACCTGCTAGAGCCCCCTACCTCAGGGGGCTTCCTCAAGCTCTCCAAGCCTTGCTGCTACATCTTCCCTGGTGGCCGCGGGGACTCTGCCCTCTTTGCCGTCAATGGTTTCAACATCTTGGTGGATGGTGGTTCTGATCGCAAGTCCTGCTTCTGGAAGCTGGTGCGGCACCTGGACCGCATTGACTCAGTGTTGCTCACACACATCGGGGCAGACAACCTGCCAGGCATCAATGGACTCCTGCAGCGCAAAGTGGCAGAACTGGAGGAGGAGCAGTCCCAGGGCTCTAGTAGCTACAGCGACTGGGTGAAGAATCTTATCTCCCCTGAGCTTGGAGTTGTCTTCTTCAACGTGCCAGATAAACTGCGGCTGCCTGATGCCTCCCGGAAAGCCAAGCGCAGCATTGAGGAGGCCTGCCTCACTCTGCAACACCTAAACCGCCTGGGCATCCAGGCCGAACCTCTCTACCGTGTGGTCAGCAACACCATTGAGCCACTGACCCTCTTTCACAAAATGGGTGTGGGCCGGCTGGACATGTATGTCCTCAACCCTGTCAAGGACAGCAAGGAGATGCAGTTCCTCATGCAAAAGTGGGCAGGCAACAGTAAAGCTAAGACAGGCATTGTGCTGGCTAATGGGAAGGAGGCTGAGATCTCGGTGCCCTACCTGACCTCTATCACTGCTCTGGTAGTCTGGCTACCAGCCAACCCCACTGAGAAGATTGTACGTGTGCTTTTTCCAGGGAATGCTCCCCAGAACAAGATCTTGGAAGGCCTGGAAAAGCTGAGGCACCTGGACTTCCTGCGGTACCCTGTGGCTACACAGAAGGACTTGGCCTCTGGTGCAGTGCCTGCCAACCTCAAACCCAGCAAAATCAAACAGCGGGCTGACAGCAAGGAGAGCCTCAAGGCCACTGCCAAACCAGCTGTAAGCAAGCTGGCCAAACGGGAGGAggtggctgaagagggagccaaGGAAGCTCGCTCAGAACTGGCCAAGGAGTTAgccaagacagagaaaaaaataaaggagtcaTCTGAAAAGCCCCCAGAGAAGCCTACGAAGCCCGAGAGGGTGAAGACAGAGTCGAGTGAGGCCCTGAAGGCAGAGAAGCGAAAGCTGATCAAAGACAAGGTGGGGAAGAAGCACCTGAAAGAAAAGATATCaaagctggaagaaaaaaaagacaaagagaaaaaagagatcaagaaggagagaaaggagctcaagaaggatgaaggaaggaaggaggagaagaaggatgccaaaaaggaggagaagaggaaagataCCAAACTTGAGGTCAAGAAAATTTCCAAGCCAGACCTTAAGCCCTTTACCCCTGAGGTTCGTAAGACCCTCTACAAAGCCAAGGCCCCTGGCAGGGTCAAAATGGACAAGAGTCGGGCTGCTCGTGCAGAGAAGGAGCTGTCTTCTGAGCCCCGGACACCCCCAGCCCAGAAGGGGGCTGTACCACCCCCAGTAGTCAGTGGGCACAGGGAACTGGCTCTGTCTTCACCAGAGGACCTCACACAGGACTTTGAGGAGCTGAAGCGTGAGGAGAGGGGGTTGCTGGCTGAACAAAGGGACACAAGACTAGGAGAGAAACCATTCCCTCCAGACACTGCAGAGGAGGGACCCCCGAGCACAAATGGCCAGGGGATACCACCCTCTGTCCCACAGCTGGAACATGAAGAACCTATGATGAAGGAGAAAGAGGTTGTCTCAGATGTCCCTGAAGAACAAGGAAGCAAGGATAAAGGCCCAGACTCTGGGGCtgaaacagaggaagagaaagagacctgggaggaaaagaagcagaaggaaacagagaggcTCCCTGATAAATCAGAAGCCAGAGAGGAAAGTGAACCCGAGGTAAAGGAGGATGTGATAGAGAAGGCCGAGTTAGAAGAAATGGAGGAGTTGCACCCTtcagatgaggaggaagaggaagagacaaaggCTGAGGGTTTTTACCAAAAACATATGCAGGAAGCCTTGAAGGTAACTCCAAGGGGCAGGGAGGCCCTCGGGGGCCGGGATGTAGGACTCCAGGGCAAAGCTCCTGAGAAGGAGACCTCGTCCTTCCTAAGCAGCCTGGCCACACCTGCAGGAGCCACTGAGCATGTCTCTTACATCCAGGATGAAACAATCCCTGGCTACTCAGAGACAGAGCAGACCATCTCAGATGAGGAGATTCATGACGAGCCAGAAGAGCGCCCAGCTCCACCTAGATTTCCTATAAGTACGTATGACCTCCCTGGGGCTGAAGGTCCTGGCCCCTTTGAAGTTAGCCAGCCTACAGACAGTGCTGTTCCTACTGCCTCTAGCAAAGGCTACGGAGCACCAGAGACTGAACTCACCTACCCCCCCAACATGGTGGCCGCCCCTTTGGCTGAAGAGGAGCATGTGTCCTCGGCCACCTCAATCACTGAGTGTGACAAGCTTTCTTCCTTTGCCACATCCGTGGCTGAGGACCAGTCTGTGGCGTCGCTCACAGCTCCCCAGACAGAGGAGACAGGCAAGAGCTCCCTGCTGCTTGACACGGTCACAAGCATCCCCTCATCCCGCACTGAAGCCACTCAGGGCTTGGACTATGTGCCATCGGCTGGAACCATCTCACCCACCTCCTCACTGGAAGAAGACAAGGGCTTCAAATCACCACCCTGTGAGGATTTCTCTGTGACTGGGGagtcagagaagaaaggagagattgCAGGGAGAGGGTTGCCTGGAGAGAAAGctgtggaagaggaagaggaggagaccaCAAATGCAGAGAAGTCTGAGAAAATTTCTAGTCAATTTGGAGCTCCGATGTTTGGTGCCCCTGGGCATACCCTACATCCAGGGGAACCAATCCTTGGAGAAGTGGAGGAGCGCTGCCTCAGCCCAGATGATAGCACAGTGAAGATGGCCTCTCCTCCACCATCTGGCCCACCCAGTGCCACCCACACACCCTTTCATCAGTCCCCAGTGGAAGAAAAGTCTGAGCCCCAGGACttccaggaagcaggctcctggggaGGAACTAGGCATATACCAGGTGTGGGCAAGGAAGATGCTATAGAGCAGGTAGTTAAGCCAGGGCCTGAAGAGGTCACActagaggaggagggaaagttgCCTTCTCCCAGGAATCCCCCTGCCCAGGAAGCACCTGTAAGCATTGTTGGGGGACATACAGGCTGCACTATCCAGTTGTTGCCAGAACAGGACAAAGCAATAGTCTTTGAGACTGTGGAGGCAAGAGAGCCCCCAGGCCTAATTATGGGAACAGAAGCCCTTCCCAGAGATTTGACAACATCACTCCAAGAACCTGGTGAAACTCAGAAAGATGAAGTGCTCCAATTTCCTGACCAAAGCCTCTCCCCTGAAGATGCAGAGTCCGTATCTATACTCAGTGTGGTCTCTCCAGATACAGCCCACCAACAAGCCATCTCCAGGTCTCCCTTTGGCCTGACAGAGCAGCAGCTACACAAAGACCTTTGGCCAGAGGTATCTCCAGAAGAAACCCAGTCACTTTCTCTCTCAGAAGAGAGTCCCAGCAAGGAGACCTCTCTGGATATCTCTTCTAAGCAGCTCTCTCCAGAAAATCTCggcaccctccagtttggggaaCTAAgccttggaaaggaagaaaaggggccTCTAATGCAGGCTGAGGACACTTCTCACAATCTAGTGCCTGCATCTATTCCAGAACCCCATGCAGCCCCATTGTCGCCTCTCCCAGATGGGACCACTGCATACCCTGCTCTGGCAGACACCACAGATGAGAGCCCTGATAGGAAATTACCTGCCAGCCCCTTCTTTCATTCTACATTGTTGGGAGATGGGAAGCATTCACCTGGTGTGTTCAGCAGCCCGAGTGAACACATTCTGACACCTGATAGCTCCCTCACCAAGAGTCCTGAGTCTTTGCCAAGCCCTGCCATGGAAGGAATTGCCATGGAATGGGAAGGTAAAGTTTCAGAGTTGAAAGACAGAACCCCAGAGCAGAGAGATGAGGGGCCTGAACCAAAATATGAAGTCCTACAGCAGGACAAAACTCTGGAACAGAGGGATATTGTGGAGCAAAAGGATACAGCCATTGGTCAGAAAGATAAGGCTCTGGAAGAAAAGAACAAGGCTGTAGAACAGCAAGATAAGTGtctagaacaaaaaggcagagacttagaacAAAAGGTCACAGTCCTAGGACTCCAGGACAAGGCCctggaaacaaaagacaaagacatagaacaaaaagacaaaattctaGAACAGGAGGACAAGATcctagaagaaaaagatgaaaccTTAGAACAAAAAGTCAAAGACACTGAACATAAAGACAAGGCTCCAGAGGACAAGGTCCCTGAACAGAAGGGCAAAGCCTTAGGACAGACAGACAAAGCCCCTGAACAGAAGGACAAGGCTCATGGACAGAAGGATAAGGCCTTAGAACAAAAAGACATTGACTtggaacaaaaagacaagactCTACAACAGGAGGAcgaagcctgggaaaagaaggatGAGGCCTTAGAACAAAAATACTGGGCCTTGGGACAGAAGGCTGAAGCTCTGGAACAAAACAATAAGGCTGCTGAAGAGAAAGACAAGGCTCTGGAAGACAAGGACAAAACTCAGGAGcaggagagcccagtgcaggaggATAAAACCATGAAACAAAAGGAGAAGATCCTAGaggaaaaatcttcagaaaaagttGAGGCCATACAGCAGAAGGAAGAAGATCTGCTAGAAAATACCAGAGCTCTGGGTCTggaagagagcccagtgcaggaggACAAGGCCCGGGATCAGGGAGAAAAGTATGGGAAGGAGCGGGATGTGGTCCAGGAGTGGCAAGAAACATCCCTGTCCAGAGTAGAGCCAGTTGGAGAACAGAAAGAGGCTGCTCGGACATGGGAGGACACCTCTCCTGAGCAGGAGGGCAGGtactggaggggcagagaggatgTGGGCCTGGAACAGGACACATACTGGAGGGAGCTGAGCTGTGAGCGCAAGGTATGGTTTCCTCATGAGCTGGATGGGCAGGGGGCCCGGTCACGGTacacagaagagagggagagcacttTCCTCGATGAAGGGCCAGATGATGAACAAGAAGTGCGCCCACTGGAGCATGCGCCCCAGAGCCCCTGGGCCTCAGACTTCAAGGGTTTCCAGGATCCCTCACCACAGAAGGGGCTGGAGGTGGAGCGCTGGCTTGCTGAGTCACCAGTTGGGCTGCCACCAGAGGAAGAGGACAAGCTGACCCGTTCTCCTTTTGAGATCATTTCTCCTCCGGCCTCCCCACCTGAGATGGTTGGACAGAGGGTTCCTCCAGCCCCAGGACAGGAAAGCCCTATCCCAGAGCCTGAGCCCATGCCTCCTGTGAGGAACGAACCCACTACCCCCTCGTGGCTGGCTGACATCCCACCATGGGTGCCCAAGGACAGacccctgccccctgcacccctctctccagctccagctcccccGACACCTGCCCCAGAGCCACACACTCCTGCGCCCTTCTGGGGCACAGCTGAGTATGACAGTGTGGTGACGGCAGTGCAAGAGGCAGCAGCGGAGTTGGAAGGTGGGCCATACTCCCCCTTGGGGAAGGACTACCGCAAGgctgaaggagaaagggaagaagaaggtgGAACTGGTGCTCCTGGCAGCAGCCCTCAAAAATCAAAGGTCCCAGAGGCCAGCGAGAGCCATGCCACCAAGGAGCCTGAGCAGATGGAGCCCGAGGAGAGAGAGCCCACACCCTATCCTGATGAGAGAAGTTTTCAGTATGCAGACATCTATGAGCAGATGATGCTCACTGGGCTTGGTCCTGCATGCCCCACCAGAGAGCCTCCGCTTGGGGCAGCTGGGGATTGGCTGCCACACATCTCAGCCAAGGAGGAGGCTGCTGGCCGAAACCCATCTGCAGAGAAGGAGCTTTCATCTCCTGTCTCACCCAAGAGTCTCCAATCTGACACTCCAACCTTTAGCTATGCAGCCCTGGCAGGACCCACTTTACCCCCCAGACAGGAGCCTGAGCCAGGaccgagtgtggagcccagcctTACCCCACCTGCAGTGCCCCGCCGTGTTCCTATCCCACTGAGCAAAGGCCCAAGCCCTGCTCTTAATGGTAATATCCTGAGCTGTAGCCCAGACAGGAGAACCCCATCCCCCAAGGAATCAGGCCAGGGTCACTGGGAAGATAGCACTAGTGACTCGGAGCTGGAGAAGGGGGCTCGGGAACAGCCAGAGAAAGAGGCCCAGTCCCCAAGTCCCCCTCACCCCGTCTCTGCAGGGCCCCCCACATTGTGGTCTAAAAGTGAGGTACATTCCAGCCCTCCCTCAGACTCACACCTAGGTCCTGCCCGACCCAGCCTGGACTTCCCTGCTTCAGCCTTTGGCTTCTCCTCATTGCAGCCAGCTCCTCCACAGCTGCCCTCTCCTGCTGAACCCCGCTCGGCACCCTGTGGCTCCCTCGCCTTCTCCGGGGACCgagctctggctctggctccGGGGCCCCCCACCAGAGCCCGGCATGATGAATATCTAGAAGTGACCAAGGCCCCCAGCCTGGACTCCTCGCTGCCCCAGCTTCCATCACCCAGCTCTCCCGAGGCCCGTCTCCTTTCCAGTCTGCCACGACCTGCTTCACCAGCCCTGTCTGAAGGCTCCTCCTCAGAGGCCACCACACCTGTGATTTCAAGTGTGGCTGAGCGCTTCCCTCCTGGCCTGGAGGCTGCGGAACGGGGGTCCGGAGAGCTGGTCCCAGGAATGGAACCAGCTGCCCACAGCATCTGGGATCTCCCTTCTCTGAGCCCAGCACCCCCACCTTCATTGGACTTGGCCCCAGCTCCAGCTCCAAGCTTGCCTGGAGACACGGATGATAGCACTCTGCCCTGCCACCTGGAGTGCACAGGGACCCCCACCAAGAAGTCAAGCCCCTCCAAGAGTCCCTCTGGCGATTGTGCCACCAATGGCCCAACTGATACCAGCCCCAatcccccaggccctgccctggcCAAGGCTGAGAAAGCAGCAGCTGAGACCTGCCCTGCCTGGGAACGTGGGGACTGGCCTGAGGGAGCAGAGAGGAGTTCCCGGCCTGAGACGCTACTCTCCCCTGAGCAGCCACTGTGCCCTGGTGGGGCTTCTGGAGGTCAACCCAGGAGTGTCTCCCCTGAGGTTGAGGCTGGGCCCCAGGGATGTGCTGCTGAGCCTCGGCCACACCGTGGGGAACTCTCCCCATCCTTTCTGAACCCACCTCTGCCCCAATCCACTGATGAAGGTGACCTCTCAAGTGAAGAAGCTCGGCTAGTAGGGAGAGGGGGACGGCGCCGGGCAGGGGGCCCAGGGGCCACAGGGGGCTCATGCCCTGTGGCTGATGAGACACCCCCAACATCAGCCAGTGACTCAGGCTCCTCACAATCAGATTCTGATGTTCCACCAGAAACTGAGGAGTGTCCGTCCATCACAGCTGAGGCAGCCCTCGACTCAGATGAAGATGGGGACTTCCTGCCTGTGGACAAAGCTGGGGGGGTCAGTGGAACTCACCATCCCAGGCCTGGCCATGACCCACCCCCTATCCCTCAACCAGACCCCCGCCCATCCCCTCCTCGCCCTGATGTGTGCATGGCTGACCCCGAGGGGCTCAGCTCAGAATCTGGGAGGGTAGAAAAGCTACGGGAGAAGGAGAAGGCACAGGGGAGAGTAGGGCGCAGGGCCCCAGGCAGGGCCAAGCCAGCATCTCCTGCCCGGCGTCTGGATCTTCGGGGAAAACGCTCACCCACCCCTGGTAAAGGGCCTGCAGATCGAGCATCCCGGGTCCCACCCCGACCACGCAGCACTCCAAGCCAGGTCACCCCAGCAGAGGAAAAGGATGGACACAGCCCCATGTCCAAAGGCCTAGTCAATGGACTCAAAACAGGATCAT CCGCCTTGGGTTCCAAAGGAGGCTCTGGCCCCCCTGTGTACGTGGATCTCGCCTATATCCCAAATCATTGCAGTGGCAAGACTGCTGACCTTGACTTCTTCCGTCGAGTGCGTGCATCCTACTATGTGGTCAGTGGGAATGACCCTGTCAATGGAGAGCCGAGCCGGGCTGTGCTGGATGCGTTGCTGGAGGGCAAGGCCCAGTGGGGGGAGAATCTTCAG GTGACTCTGATCCCTACTCATGACACAGAGGTGACTCGTGAGTGGTACCAGCAGACTCATGAGCAGCAGCAACAATTGAACGTCCTGGTCCTGGCTAGCAGCAGCACCGTGGTCATGCAGGATGAGTCCTTCCCAGCCTGCAAGATTGAGTTCTGA